One region of Passer domesticus isolate bPasDom1 unplaced genomic scaffold, bPasDom1.hap1 HAP1_SCAFFOLD_164, whole genome shotgun sequence genomic DNA includes:
- the LOC135291954 gene encoding collagen alpha-1(I) chain-like: MAFLPSLPLTPGPGPARGRTAAGRAAEGSERCGNRAGSRAAVARATGAAAVPPAPKGSLLPFRSGQREAGRLSAGVGGGGGGGGGGGGGGGGGGRASGWRRKSAAFASRLSGGKGACEPLRAPPGAGTSLPVVRAARLARARGPGPRGCCASDRGRLLSQAHARGLGRQGAEADRGQQVYPRARRLSAKVCPGAAGGKGRPRPTGLPPGLRLKAQGRPRQHVYPRRPARRGGGAGRPARPPSPARPSPRDETWSTRPPPRARGPAAGRVTARAAPIHGPDTRSTPAPGDDGRRAPCQRARARCGETRRRPRGQAPAPCIGPGTRTEGSPGRARPGGASLSLSAPPRPERAGGTRPFARCLGPRTPRVGPGTRAEEGAKADRASAGARPPAQPGPPVGPGPPRETPPRTRRRRRAAPARRSARAPRRRDGPLACEKEEKRESDKSLCRGLILNRSQRGSCSATYETLTQNQVVYE, encoded by the exons ATGGcgttccttccttccctcccgctcacccctggccccggcccagcccgcggCAGGACGGCAGCGGGGAGAGCGGCCGAAGGGAGCGAGCGATGCGGCAATCGAGCCGGGAGCCGGGCCGCCGTCGCTCGGGCCACGGGGGCGGCGGCAGTGCCGCCGGCGCCCAaaggctctctccttccctttcgGTCGGGGCAGCGGGAGGCGGGCAGGCTGTctgcgggggtgggggggggggggggtgggggggggggggggggaggtggggggggggggggcgggcgtGCGTCCGGCTGGCGGCGAAAGTCGGCCGCCTTCGCCTCCCGGCTTTCGGGAGGAAAGGGCGCGTGCGAGCCGCTGCGCGCGCCCCCTGGAGCGGGCACGAGCCTGCCGGTCGTGCGGGCCGCCCGCCTCGCACGGGCtcgcgggcccgggccgcgggggTGCTGCGCGTCCGATCGAGGACGGCTCCTCAGCCAAGCGCACGCCAGAGGGctcggccgccagggggcggaggccgaccggggacagcaggtctacccacgggcgaggcggctgTCGGctaag gtctgccccggggccgccggaggtaagggccggccgcggccaacaggtctacccccggggctccggctcaAGGCCCAAGGCCGGCCGCGGCAACACGTCTACCCccggcgcccggcccggcggggcggcggcgcgggaaGGCCCGCTCGGCCCCCGTCGCCGGCCCGACCAAGTCCGCGCGACGAGACCTGGTCTACCCGGCCCCCGCCACGAGCCCGagggcccgccgccggccgggtCACCGCGCGCGCCGCGCCCATCCACGGcccggacaccaggtctacccccgcGCCCGGAGACGACGGCCGACGGGCTCCCTGCCAGCGCGCCCGCGCGCGCTGCGGGGagacccgccgccgcccgcgcggcCAAGCCCCCGCCCCGTGTATCGGGCCTGGGACCCGCACGGAGGGAAGTCCAGGCCGcgcgcggcccggcggggcctctctctctctctctgcgcccccgcgcccggagcgcGCCGGCGGCACGCGGCCCTTCGCCCGCTGCCTCGGCCCCCGGACTCCGCGTGTCGGGCCTGGGACCCGCGCGGAGGAGGGCGCGAAGGCGGACCGCGCTAGCGCgggcgcccgcccgcccgcgcaaCCGGGGCCCCCTgtcggccccggcccgcccagAGAGACCCCACCtcggacgaggaggaggaggcgcgccGCGCCCGCGCGCCGCAGCGCCCGCGCGCCGCGGCGCCGGGACGGCCCGCTCGCGTgcgagaaggaagaaaagcggGAGAGCGACAAAAGCTTGTGTCGAGGGCTGATTCTCAATAGATCGCAgcgagggagctgctctgctacgTACGAAACCCTGACCCAGAATCAGGTCGTCTACGAATGA
- the LOC135291955 gene encoding basic proline-rich protein-like: protein MFNCCSHGTLLHFGLQSSRLNICYYHQDLHLRRLHPGPRPRLRGAPQRPSYSSRPSPRGHRTAGDGRINQHLFWALMSVGIGRLNPAFGSSRSASSAYQKWPTEHSHSTARLHASEPAPLPIETAPGAGGPGPRTPARNAALRGRRPPRGATPPATAPPTGGEEGAAAVLSLGPGIRRDLLPGGSNTRQPLARRRATCPPEAFPADPEPVAAHRRGGNAPGQGRPPAGRRSPHRPAPPGPPPRTELRRRTGRRGRPADGRLFLPPCRPSRPAPTAAPAGARAPGDEEGRTGGRGAENGRPHPVSENRKGSAAETAPKDAGRAARGGLGGDRDERTTAPSRAGDRDRGGPAKEEGVTTPVPRPSRPTRARQHGTVPAGYPPADSRPHGGEARGRGPRLAPPLGPLSLSALGGARSTPSLSRSLPGRRHRTAARPRRGRAPPQRLAPGAGSYGALPESAFRGTKALRGRPRPRRRPPGRRERIEAAEGNRSPRRAPTAFPPGTGRPPPPPPTAGNGPARRPQPRRRGGPRTAIDRQATLRQAETPPRVPFFGGGPGARARPGLRAEGQHGARRTAGGTAARPTSIARDDTHAHAAGGTTAVGPRTRRLPFAAPRRGRLSPAALQRSRRHAPTTAPPARPPREPLPSERPATGGRTPSPVPEADATETRAGAAGARGRPGGGPAAAAAALPGPPQPRRAVGAPSPGHAPGGRRTAPSRGATPARRAPTRRPGGEAPPRLPARPPFGPHAAGKGDGNATGEARAGTADGAGGRRPAGRPRPPGREGGTLAERRRRRSARGRPRSRASADGGTAERSPQTGWGGGRAGDVRRTAPPVRSRRRPSRGEARPRQGESGQGESAAGAGGRNPAAEERQRARALCRHRPGFEGSGSAGPAARPRAAASPPRPGRREGGAGRPSPARRGYPPPARAAETTAAAGARPVATDTTAGDRRERLPTPQWRRATARRTPAAAGTAAAAAAGRAEPPESLNRRPARRAPFGPRGV, encoded by the exons ATGTTCAACTGCTGTTCACATGGAACCCTGCTCCACTTCGGCCTTCAAAGCTCTCGTTTGAATATTTGCTACTACCACCAAGATCTGCACCTGCGGCGGCTCCACCCGGGCCCACGCCCCAGGCTTCGAGGCGCACCGCAGCGGCCCTCCTACTCGTCGCGGCCTAGCCCCCGCGGGCATCGCACTGCCGGCGACGGCCGG ATCAACCAACACCTTTTCTGGGCTCTGATGAGCGTCGGCATCGGGCGCCTTAACCCGGCGTTCGGTTCATCCCGCAGCGCCAGTTCTGCTTACCAAAAGTGGCCCACTGAGCACTCGCATTCCACGGCGCGGCTCCACGCCAGCGAGCCGGCCCCCTTACCCATTGAAA CGGCGCCGGgggccggcgggcccggcccccgcaCCCCCGCGCGAAACGCCGCGCTGCGAGGACGCCGCCCCCCGAGGGGGGCGACGCCCCCCGCCACGGCGCCGCCGACGGGGGGGGAGGAGGGCGCGGCGGCGGTCCTCTCCCTCGGCCCCGGGATTCGGCGAGACCTGCTGCCCGGGGGCTCTAACACCCGGCAGCCGCTCGCGCGGCGCCGGGCCACCTGCCCGCCGGAGGCCTTCCCAGCCGACCCGGAGCCGGTCGCGGCGCACCGCCGCGGAGGAAATGCGCCCGGCCAGGGCCGgccgccggccgggcggcggtcCCCGCACCGGCCCgccccccccggcccgcccccgcggACGG AGCTGCGCCGCCGCACCGGCCGACGGGGCCGGCCGGCCGACGGAcggcttttccttcctccctgccgACCCAGCCGTCCCGCCCCtaccgccgcccccgccggcgcCCGCGCGCCGGGGGACGAGGAGGGGCGAACCGGAGGGAGAGGCGCGGAGAACGGGAGACCCCATCCCGTAAGCGAGAACCGAAAAGGGAGCGCGGCGGAGACGGCCCCGAAGGAcgccggccgggcggcgcgCGGCGGCCTCGGCGGGGACAGAGACGAGAGAACGACGGCGCCCTCGCGCGCCGGAGACCGCGACAGAGGGGGACCGGCGAAGGAGGAGGGGGTCACAACCCCCGTTCCCCGGCCCTCCCGCCCGACGCGCGCGCGGCAGCACGGCACGGTACCCGCCGGGTACCCACCCGCAGACAGCCGCCCGCACGGGGGGGAAGCCCGGGGGCGAGGCCCGCGCCTCGCCCCCCCTCTcggccctctctctctctcggccCTCGGCGGCGCGCGTTCGACGCcgtctctctctcgctctctccccggccgccgccaccgcactgcggcgcggccccggcggggacgAGCTCCACCCCAGCGGCTCGCTCCGGGAGCGGGGAGCTACGGAGCGCTCCCCGAGTCTGCATTTAGGGGGACGAAGGCCCTGCGCGGCCGACCGCGACCGCGACGACGCCCGCCGGGCCGCAGGGAAAGGATCGAGGCCGCCGAGGGGAACCGCTCCCCTCGCCGCGCCCCTACCGCCTTCCCTCCGGGCAccggccggccgccgccgccgccgcccaccGCGGGCAACGGGCCTGCGAGGCGACCCCAGCCGCGCCGCCGGGGTGGCCCCCGGACGGCGATTGATCGTCAAGCGACGCTCAGACAGGC GGAGACGCCGCCTCGTGTGCCGTTCTTCGGAGGCGGCCCAGGCGCCCGGGCTCGGCCCGGCCTCCGCGCGGAGGGCCAGCACGGCGCGCGACGGACCGCGGGGGGCACGGCGGCCCGCCCGACCTCGATTGCACGGGACGACACACACGCACACGCGGCCGGGGGCACGACGGCCGTCGGCCCCCGCACGCGCCGGCTCCCCttcgccgcgccgcgccgcggcCGGCTCTCCCCAGCGGCCTTGCAACGCTCGAGACGGCACGCGCCGACGACCGCACCGCCGGCGCGCCCCCCGCGGGAACCGCTCCCGTCGGAAAGGCCAGCGACCGGCGGCCGCACCCCGTCGCCGGTGCCGGAGGCGGACGCCACCGAGACCCGAGCCGGCGCCGCGGGTGCCCGaggccggccgggcggcggacccgccgccgccgcggccgccctgccgggcccaCCGCAGCCGCGTCGCGCCGTCGGGGCCCCTTCCCCCGGGCACGCGCCCGGCGGAAGGCGTACGGCGCCGAGCCGGGGGGCAACGCCCGCTCGCCGCGCTCCCACGCGGAGACCGGGCGGGGAAGCGCCCCCGCGGCTGCCCGCACGCCCTCCCTTCGGCCCACACGCGGCCGGGAAGGGCGACGGGAACGCGACGGGTGAGGCCCGGGCCGGGACGGCCGACGGCGCCGGAGGGCGCCGCCCGGcaggccgcccccgcccccccggGCGGGAGGGGGGGACACTCGCCGAGCGGCGACGCCGCCGCTCGGCACGGGGCCGCCCGCGCTCGCGGGCCTCCGCCGACGGAGGCACCGCCGAGCGCTCGCCCCAGACGGGGTGGGGGGGCGGTCGGGCCGGGGACGTCCGGCGGACGGCGCCGCCGGTGCGTTCGAGGAGAAGGCCGTCGAGGGGAGAGGCACGGCCGCGCCAAGGAGAGAGCGGCCAAGGAGAGAGCGCGGCGGGCGCCGGCGGCCGCAACCCCGCggctgaggaaaggcagagagcgCGCGCTCTCTGCCGGCATCGCCCCGGTTTCGAGGGGAGCGGGTcggccggccccgcggcacGACCGCGCGCCGCGGCCTCTCCGCCGAGGCCGGGCCGCAGAGAGGGGGGGGCAGGGCGCCCctccccggcgcggcgcggttACCCGCCGCCCGCGCGCGCGGCGGAGAcgacggcggcggcgggcgcgcggcCGGTGGCAACGGACACCACCGCAGGGGATCGGCGGGAGCGGCTCCCCACCCCTCAGTGGCGCCGCGCCACCGCCCGGCGCACGCctgccgccgccggcaccgccgccgccgccgcggcggggCGCGCCGAGCCGCCCGAGTCTTTAaaccgccgcccggcccggcgggccccttTCGGCCCCCGCGGCGTTTGA